A genomic region of Sander vitreus isolate 19-12246 chromosome 11, sanVit1, whole genome shotgun sequence contains the following coding sequences:
- the ackr3a gene encoding atypical chemokine receptor 3a — MSLSTSDLEDLWESLGDLNFSEAFSNITSVDAMVCATAFNRNALLYSMCVLYTFIFIVGLAANALVLWVNIRAQRDSTPRHETHMYIAHLAVADLCVCATLPVWVSSLAQHGHWPFGEVACKLTHLLFSVNLFGSIFFLACMSVDRYLSASQHGDNEGGARRKLIRRGACVGVWLLALVASLPDTYFLRTVKSAHGDTMLCRPVYPGENPREWMVGVQLSFILLGFVLPFPVIAVFYALLARAFTRSSSSSPSSTVEQERRVSRRVILAYIVVFLGCWGPYHGVLLVDALSQLGLVRLTCGLENVIYVALHLTQCLSLLHCCFNPILYNFINRNYRYDLMKAFIFKYSTRTGLARLIDASNMSETEYSAVAVDNPPQI; from the coding sequence ATGAGTCTGAGCACCAGTGATCTGGAGGACCTTTGGGAGTCGTTGGGGGACCTCAACTTCTCAGAAGCCTTTAGCAACATAACTAGCGTGGATGCAATGGTGTGTGCCACGGCTTTCAACCGCAACGCTCTGCTCTACTCCATGTGTGTCCTTTACACTTTTATCTTCATTGTCGGTCTTGCTGCTAACGCTCTGGTCCTCTGGGTAAACATCCGTGCACAAAGAGACTCCACCCCTCGCCATGAGACACACATGTACATCGCCCATCTGGCAGTCGCAGACCTATGTGTGTGCGCCACCCTGCCTGTGTGGGTGAGCTCGCTGGCCCAGCATGGCCACTGGCCCTTCGGTGAGGTGGCGTGTAAACTCACACACCTTCTGTTCTCCGTCAACCTCTTCGGCAGCATCTTCTTCCTGGCCTGCATGAGCGTCGACCGCTACCTAAGCGCGTCGCAGCACGGAGACAACGAGGGAGGGGCGCGCAGGAAGCTAATCCGTCGTGGAGCTTGTGTAGGGGTGTGGCTTCTGGCTCTGGTCGCCTCCCTGCCAGACACCTACTTCCTGCGTACTGTGAAGTCAGCACATGGGGACACCATGCTGTGCAGGCCTGTGTACCCGGGTGAAAACCCCAGGGAGTGGATGGTGGGCGTGCAGCTGAGCTTCATCTTGCTGGGCTTTGTTCTCCCCTTCCCTGTCATTGCAGTGTTCTACGCCCTGCTAGCCAGAGCTTTTACCcgctcctcttcttcttcaccctctTCCACAGTGGAGCAGGAGCGTCGTGTGAGCCGCAGGGTGATCCTGGCATACATCGTGGTGTTTCTGGGCTGCTGGGGGCCCTACCACGGTGTCCTCTTGGTTGATGCCCTGTCTCAGCTGGGCCTGGTGCGTCTGACCTGTGGCCTGGAGAATGTGATCTATGTGGCCTTACACCTCACCCAGTGCCTGTCCTTGCTCCACTGCTGTTTTAACCCCATCCTCTACAACTTCATCAACAGAAACTACCGCTATGACCTCATGAAGGCCTTCATCTTTAAATACTCCACGAGGACAGGCTTGGCACGCCTCATTGATGCTTCCAACATGTCTGAGACTGAGTACTCTGCTGTAGCTGTAGACAACCCACCACAGATCTGA